Proteins encoded in a region of the Equus asinus isolate D_3611 breed Donkey chromosome X, EquAss-T2T_v2, whole genome shotgun sequence genome:
- the HCFC1 gene encoding host cell factor 1 isoform X3 has protein sequence MASAVSPANSPAVLLQPRWKRVVGWSGPVPRPRHGHRAVAIKELIVVFGGGNEGIVDELHVYNTATNQWFIPAVRGDIPPGCAAYGFVCDGTRLLVFGGMVEYGKYSNDLYELQASRWEWKRLKAKTPKNGPPPCPRLGHSFSLVGNKCYLFGGLANDSEDPKNNIPRYLNDLYILELRPGSGVVAWDIPITYGVLPPPRESHTAVVYTEKDNKKSKLVIYGGMSGCRLGDLWTLDIETLTWNKPSLSGVAPLPRSLHSATTIGNKMYVFGGWVPLVMDDVKVATHEKEWKCTNTLACLNLDTMAWETILMDTLEDNIPRARAGHCAVAINTRLYIWSGRDGYRKAWNNQVCCKDLWYLETEKPPPPARVQLVRANTNSLEVSWGAVATADSYLLQLQKYDIPATAATATSPTPNPVPSVPTNPPKSPAPAAAAPAVQPLTQVGITLLPQAAAAPPTTTTIQVLPTVPGSSISVPTAARTQGVPAVLKVTGPQATTGTPLVTMRPASQAGKAPVTVTSLPAGVRMVVPTQSAQGTVIGSSPQMSGMAALAAAAAATQKIPPSSAPTVLSVPAGTTIVKTVAVTPGTTTLPATVKVASSPVMVSNPATRMLKTAAAQVGTSVSSAANTSTRPIITVHKSGTVTVAQQAQVVTTVVGGVTKTITLVKSPISVPGGSALISNLGKVMSVVQTKPVQTSAVTGQASTGPVTQIIQTKGPLPAGTILKLVTSADGKPTTIITTTQASGAGTKPTILGISSVSPSTTKPGTTTIIKTIPMSAIITQAGATGVTSSPGIKSPITIITTKVMTSGTGAPAKIITAVPKIATGHGQQGVTQVVLKGAPGQPGTILRTVPMGGVRLVTPVTVSAVKPAVTTLVVKGTTGVTTLGTVTGTVSTSLAGAGGHSTSASLATPITTLGTIATLSSQVINPTAITVSAAQTTLTAASGLTTPTITMQPVSQPTQVTLITAPSGVEAQPVHDLPVSILASPTTEQPTATVTIADSGQGDVQPGTVTLVCSNPPCETHETGTTNTATTTVVANLGGHSQPAQVQFVCDRQEAAASLVTSPVGQQNGSVVRVCSNPPCETHETGTTSTATTATSNMAGQHGCSNPPCETHETGTTSTATTAMSTIGTGQQRDARHAYVASTAPAVVRVSLASGASQGAQGSVKPSCQTCQTSATSTTMTVMATSAPLLGPSLVLEAGGHSTTFVQLAPVSSQVRPSGLGGKDSPIAGLGQLVSAGHQLEAHHTHTTNTPTTARSTMGAAELGEAQGTLIPVYESSSGAAVTVTALEALLCPSATVVQVCSNPPCETHETGTTNTATTSSAGSAQRVCSNPPCETHETGTTHTPTTATSSGAAGQPEGGQQPPAGHPCETHQTTSTGTTMSVSVGALLPATTPSPRTLESTLEVAAPPTVTPQAGVSLLAPFPTQRVCSNPPCETHETGTTHTATTVTSNMSSNQDPPPATSDQGEVESTQSDSVNLTSSSAITTTVSSTLTRAVTTVTQSTPVPGPSVPISSMTETTPGALTTEVPIPATITVTIANTETSDMPFSAVDILQPPEELQASPGPRQQLPPRQLLQPASTPLMGESTEVLSASQTPELQAAVDLSSTGDSSSGQEPASSAVVATVVVQPPPPTQSEVDQLSLPQELMAEAQAGTTTLMVTGLTPEELAVTAAAEAAAQAAATEEAQALAIQAVLQAAQQAVMAGTGEPMDTSEAAAAVTQAELGHLSAEGQEGQATTIPIVLTQQELAALVQQQQQLQEAQAQQQHHHLPTEALAPADSLNDPTIESNCLNELAGAVPSTVALLPSTATESLAPSNTFVAPQPVVVASPAKLQAAATLTEVANGIESLGVKPDLPPPPSKAPVKKENQWFDVGVIKGTNVMVTHYFLPPDDAVPSDDDSGTVPDYNQLKKQELQPGTAYKFRVAGINACGRGPFSEISAFKTCLPGFPGAPCAIKISKSPDGAHLTWEPPSVTSGKIIEYSVYLAIQSSQAGGEPKSSTPAQLAFMRVYCGPSPSCLVQSSSLSNAHIDYTTKPAIIFRIAARNEKGYGPATQVRWLQETSKDSSGAKPASKRPMSSPEMKSAPKKSKADGQ, from the exons GTACCTGAATGACTTATACATCCTGGAATTGCGGCCAGGCTCTGGAGTGGTAGCCTGGGACATCCCCATCACTTACGGtgtcctgcccccaccccgggaGTCACATACTGCCGTGGTCTACACTGAGAAAGACAACAAGAAGTCCAAGCTGGTGATCTACGGAGGAATGAGTGGCTGCAGGCTGGGGGACCTCTGGACCCTGGATATTG AGACTCTGACATGGAATAAGCCCAGTCTCAGCGGGGTGGCGCCACTTCCTCGAAGTCTCCACTCGGCCACGACCATAGGAAACAA AATGTACGTGTTTGGTGGCTGGGTGCCTCTCGTCATGGATGACGTCAAAGTGGCCACACACGAGAAGGAGTGGAAGTGTACCAACACACTGGCTTGTCTCAACCTGG atACCATGGCCTGGGAGACCATCCTGATGGACACACTGGAGGACAATATTCCCCGGGCCCGAGCTGGCCACTGCGCTGTAGCCATCAACACCCGCCTGTACATTTGGAGTGGGCGCGATGGCTACCGAAAGGCCTGGAACAACCAGGTCTGCTGCAAGGACCTCTGGTACCTGGAAACAG AAAAGCCACCACCCCCGGCCCGGGTACAGCTGGTGCGAGCCAACACCAACTCCCTGGAGGTGAGCTGGGGGGCAGTGGCAACAGCCGACAGTTACCTTCTGCAGCTCCAGAAATATGACATTCCTGCCACGGCTGCTACTGCCACCTCCCCCACACCCAATCCAGTCCCGTCTGTGCCTACCAACCCTCCCAAGAGCCCTGCCCCGGCAGCAGCCGCACCTGCCGTGCAGCCGCTGACCCAAGTAGGCATCACGCTCCTGCCCCAGGCTGCCGCCGCGCCCccgaccaccaccaccatccaggTCTTGCCGACAGTGCCTGGCAGCTCGATTTCCGTGCCCACCGCAGCCAGGACTCAAG GTGTCCCTGCTGTTCTCAAAGTGACTGGTCCTCAGGCTACCACAGGAACCCCATTAGTCACCATGCGACCTGCGAGCCAGGCTGGGAAAGCGCCCGTCACCGTGACCTCCCTACCTGCAGGCGTGCGAATGGTCGTGCCGACGCAGAGCGCCCAGGGGACG GTGATCGGCAGCAGCCCGCAGATGAGTGGGATGGCTGCACTGGCGGCCGCAGCCGCCGCCACCCAAAAGATCCCTCCTTCTTCGGCGCCCACAGTGCTGAGTGTCCCAGCGGGCACCACCATCGTCAAAACTGTGGCTGTGACACCTGGCACTACCACTCTCCCGGCCACTGTGAAGGTGGCCTCCTCACCAGTCATG GTGAGCAACCCAGCCACTCGCATGCTGAAGACCGCAGCTGCCCAGGTGGGGACATCCGTCTCCTCCGCTGCCAACACGTCTACCCGCCCCATCATCACGGTGCACAAGTCGGGGACTGTGACAGTGGCCCAGCAAGCCCAGGTGGTGACCACGGTGGTGGGTGGGGTCACCAAGACCATCACCCTGGTGAAGAGCCCCATCTCCGTCCCAGGAGGCAGTGCTCTG atTTCCAACCTGGGCAAAGTGATGTCAGTGGTCCAGACTAAACCAGTGCAGACTTCGGCAGTCACAGGCCAGGCGTCTACGGGCCCGGTGACTCAGATCATCCAG ACCAAAGGGCCCCTGCCAGCCGGGACCATTCTCAAGCTGGTGACCTCAGCAGATGGCAAGCCCACTACCATCATCACTACCACGCAGGCCAGTGGGGCCGGTACTAAACCCACCATCCTGGGCATCAGCAGTGTGTCCCCCAGCACTACGAAGCCTGGCACAACGACCATCATCAAGACTATCCCCATGTCGGCCATCATCACGCAGGCGGGCGCCACAG GTGTGACCAGCAGCCCTGGCATCAAGTcccccatcaccatcatcaccaccaagGTTATGACTTCAGGGACTGGAGCGCCTGCCAAAATCATCACTGCTGTCCCCAAAATTGCAACTGGCCATGGGCAGCAAGGAGTGACCCAG GTGGTGCTAAAGGgggcccctggacagccaggtACCATCCTCCGCACTGTGCCCATGGGGGGCGTTCGTCTGGTCACCCCCGTCACTGTCTCCGCCGTCAAACCGGCCGTTACCACATTGGTTGTGAAGGGTACCACAG GTGTCACAACATTAGGCACGGTGACAGGCACCGTTTCCACCAGCCTTGCTGGAGCTGGGGGCCACAGCACCAGCGCCTCCCTGGCCACACCTATCACCACCTTGGGCACTATCGCCACCCTCTCAAGCCAGGTGATCAACCCCACTGCCATCACTGTGTCAGCGGCGCAGACCACGCTGACGGCGGCCAGCGGGCTCaccacccccaccatcaccatGCAG CCTGTCTCCCAGCCTACCCAGGTGACTCTGATCACAGCACCCAGTGGGGTTGAGGCCCAGCCTGTGCATGACCTCCCTGTGTCCATCCTGGCCTCGCCTACTACAGAACAGCCCACAGCTACAGTTACCATTGCTGACTCAGGCCAGGGTGATGTGCAGCCTGGCACCGTGACGCTGGTGTGCTCCAACCCGCCGTGCGAGACCCATGAGACGGGCACTACCAACACCGCCACCACCACTGTTGTGGCTAACCTCGGGGGGCACTCCCAGCCCGCCCAGGTGCAGTTTGTCTGTGACAGACAAGAGGCAGCTGCTTCTCTCGTGACCTCACCAGTGGGGCAGCAGAATGGCAGCGTGGTTCGCGTCTGCTCGAACCCGCCGTGCGAGACCCATGAGACAGGCACCACCAGCACCGCCACCACCGCCACCTCCAACATGGCGGGGCAGCATGGCTGCTCGAACCCGCCTTGCGAGACCCACGAGACAGGCACCACCAGCACCGCCACCACCGCCATGTCAACCATTGGTACCGGCCAGCAGCGAGATGCCCGGCATGCCTATGTGGCCAGCACTGCTCCTGCTGTGGTCCGGGTCAGCCTGGCTTCTGGGGCGTCACAGGGAGCCCAGGGTTCTGTCAAGCCCTCGTGCCAAACCTGCCAGACCAGCGCAACCAGCACCACCATGACTGTGATGGCCACCAGTGCCCCGCTCCTTGGGCCAAGCCTGGTGCTGGAGGCTGGCGGCCACAGCACCACTTTTGTGCAGTTGGCCCCTGTGAGCAGCCAAGTCAGGCCCAGCGGCCTTGGCGGCAAGGACAGCCCCATAGCTGGCCTAGGTCAGCTGGTGTCTGCAGGGCACCAGCTGGAGGCACATCATACCCACACAACCAACACACCCACCACAGCCCGCTCCACCATGGGTGCCGCAGAGCTCGGTGAGGCACAGGGAACCCTCATTCCTGTGTACGAGAGCTCATCTGGTGCCGCTGTGACTGTGACAGCCCTGGAGGCATTGCTGTGCCCTTCGGCCACCGTGGTCCAAGTCTGCTCCAACCCGCCATGTGAGACCCATGAGACGGGCACCACCAACACAGCCACTACCTCGAGCGCAGGCAGTGCCCAGCGGGTCTGCTCCAACCCGCCATGCGAGACCCACGAGACGGGCACCACCCATACACCTACCACCGCCACCTCCAGCGGGGCTGCGGGCCAGCCTGAGGGTGGGCAGCAGCCCCCTGCTGGCCACCCCTGTGAGACACACCAGACCACTTCCACTGGTACCACCATGTCGGTCAGCGTAggagccctgctccctgccaCCACTCCCTCCCCCAGGACCCTGGAGTCCACCTTGGAGGTGGCAGCACCACCCACGGTTACCCCCCAGGCCGGCGTTTCGTTACTGGCTCCTTTCCCGACACAGAGGGTGTGCTCCAATCCCCCCTGTGAGACACACGAGACAGGCACCACGCACACGGCCACCACTGTCACCTCCAACATGAGCTCAAACCAAG ATCCCCCACCGGCTACCAGCGACCAGGGAGAGGTGGAGAGCACCCAGAGTGACAGTGTGAACCTCACCAGCTCCAGTGCCATCACGACCACTGTGTCTTCCACGCTAACGCGGGCTGTGACCACTGTGACACAGTCCACGCCGGTCCCTGGCCCCTCGGTGCCG ATCTCATCAATGACTGAGACTACCCCAGGGGCTCTGACCACCGAAGTCCCCATTCCGGCCACGATAACAGTGACCATAGCCAACACAGAAACTTCTGACATGCCCTTCTCTGCTGTTGACATCCTGCAGCCCCCAGAGGAACTCCAGGCCTCACCAGGGCCTCGCCAGCAGCTGCCGCCACGGCAACTCCTGCAGCCCGCCTCCACACCCCTGATGGGGGAGTCCACCGAGGTCCTGTCAGCCTCCCAGACCCCTGAGCTCCAGGCCGCCGTGGATCTGAGCAGTACAGGGGACTCATCTTCAGGCCAGGAGCCTGCCAGTTCAGCTGTGGTAGCCACTGTGGTGGTCCAGCCACCCCCGCCCACACAGTCTGAAGTAGACCAGTTGTCACTTCCCCAAGAGCTGATGGCTGAGGCCCAGGCGGGCACCACCACCCTCATGGTAACAGGGCTCACCCCTGAGGAGTTGGCAGTGACTGCTGCTGCTGAAGCAGCTGCCCAGGCCGCAGCCACAGAGGAAGCCCAGGCCCTGGCCATCCAGGCAGTGCTCCAGGCCGCCCAGCAGGCTGTCATGG CAGGCACTGGAGAACCCATGGACACGTCCGAGGCAGCAGCAGCCGTGAcacaggcagagctgggccaCTTGTCAGCCGAGGGCCAGGAGGGCCAGGCCACCACCATCCCCATCGTGCTGACACAGCAGGAGCTGGCTGCCCtggtgcagcagcagcagcagctgcaggaggCGCAGGCCCAGCAGCAGCACCATCACCTCCCCACCGAGGCCCTGGCCCCTGCCGACAGCCTCAATGACCCGACTATTGAGAGCAACTGCCTCAATGAGCTGGCCGGGGCTGTTCCCAGCACTGTGGCCCTGCTACCCTCCACAGCCACTGAGA gcctggccccttCCAACACATTTGTGGCTCCCCAGCCAGTCGTGGTAGCCAGCCCCGCGAAGCTGCAGGCTGCAGCTACCCTCACTGAAGTGGCTAACGGCATCGAGTCCCTGGGCGTG AAGCCGGACCTACCACCTCCACCCAGCAAAGCCCCTGTGAAGAAGGAGAATCAGTGGTTTGATGTGGGGGTCATTAAGGGCACCAACGTAATGGTGACACACTATTTCCTTCCACCAGATGATGCTGTCCCATCTGAT GATGACTCGGGCACTGTCCCAGACTATAACCAGCTAAAGAAGCAGGAGCTGCAGCCGGGCACAGCCTATAAGTTTCGTGTTGCTGGGATCAATGCCTGTGGGCGAGGGCCCTTCAGCGAGATCTCAGCCTTTAAGACGTGTCTGCCTGGTTTCCCAGGGGCCCCCTGTGCTATTAAAATCAGCAAA AGTCCGGATGGTGCTCACCTCACCTGGGAGCCGCCctctgtgacctcgggcaagaTCATTGAGTACTCCGTGTACCTGGCCATACAGAGCTCACAGGCCGGTGGTGAGCCCAAGAGCTCCACCCCGGCTCAGCTGGCCTTCATGCGGGTGTACTGCGGGCCCAGCCCGTCCTGCCTCGTGCAGTCCTCCAGCCTCTCCAACGCCCACATCGACTACACCACCAAGCCTGCCATCATATTCCGCATTGCTGCCCGCAACGAGAAGGGCTACGGCCCAGCCACCCAAGTGAGGTGGTTGCAAG AAACCAGTAAAGACAGCTCTGGCGCCAAACCGGCCAGCAAGCGGCCCATGTCCTCTCCGGAAAT GAAATCCGCTCCAAAGAAATCTAAGGCAGACGGTCAGTGA